One stretch of Corallococcus exiguus DNA includes these proteins:
- the selA gene encoding L-seryl-tRNA(Sec) selenium transferase: protein MRISLDAKNALLRGLPSIEQLLRRPSLEFRLANLPHARAVAALRLAVERVRARLLAGDLRPFEDADVEAALASLSTPNLRRVINATGVVLHTNLGRAPLAPEAVERVVAVARGYSNLEYDLDEGERGSRYAPLIGHLRTLTGAEDAIVVNNCAGAVLLVLAALASGRECIVSRGELVEIGGGFRIPDVMRQSGAKLVEVGTTNRTRRADYANALSPDTGLIVKVHRSNFALVGFTEEASLAELTELGRSRDVPVFQDLGSGALIPLSGPGLTPEPTVGQAIRDGADVVAFSGDKLLGGPQAGVIVGRADLLQRIKSHPLTRALRVDKMTVAALEATLELYRDGRADAVPTQSLLTQQPALLQSRAERLAALLAALGVEGRVVSVDGQVGGGAMPLSRLPSYACSLTVEAPKVFLERLREAEVPVIGRIADDEVVLDVRCLSEEDLGQVAQAVAAARSGSQP from the coding sequence GTGAGGATCTCACTAGACGCAAAGAACGCACTGCTGCGCGGCCTTCCGTCCATCGAACAACTCCTGCGGCGGCCGTCGCTGGAGTTCCGGCTCGCGAACCTTCCCCACGCCCGCGCGGTCGCGGCGCTGCGGCTCGCTGTTGAACGCGTGCGTGCCCGGCTCCTCGCCGGTGACCTGCGTCCCTTCGAAGACGCGGACGTGGAAGCGGCGCTCGCGTCCCTCTCCACGCCAAACCTCCGGCGAGTGATCAACGCCACCGGCGTCGTGCTCCACACGAACCTCGGCCGCGCACCGCTAGCTCCAGAAGCCGTGGAACGAGTCGTCGCCGTGGCCCGGGGCTACTCCAACCTGGAATACGACCTGGACGAAGGCGAACGGGGCAGCCGCTACGCCCCGCTCATCGGCCACCTGCGCACGCTTACCGGCGCGGAGGACGCCATCGTCGTCAACAACTGCGCGGGCGCAGTGCTGCTCGTCCTCGCCGCGCTCGCCTCCGGCCGCGAATGCATCGTCTCCCGCGGCGAGCTCGTCGAAATCGGCGGAGGCTTCCGCATCCCCGACGTCATGCGCCAGTCCGGCGCGAAGCTCGTCGAAGTGGGCACCACCAACCGCACCCGCCGCGCGGACTACGCCAACGCCCTGAGTCCAGACACCGGCCTCATCGTGAAGGTCCACCGCTCCAACTTCGCGCTCGTCGGCTTCACGGAAGAGGCGTCCCTCGCGGAGCTCACCGAACTGGGACGCTCCCGTGACGTGCCCGTGTTCCAGGACCTGGGCTCCGGCGCACTCATTCCGCTGTCCGGCCCGGGCCTCACCCCGGAGCCCACCGTGGGCCAGGCCATCCGGGACGGCGCGGACGTCGTCGCCTTCTCCGGCGACAAGCTCCTCGGCGGTCCCCAGGCGGGCGTCATCGTCGGCCGCGCGGACCTGCTCCAGCGCATCAAATCCCACCCGCTCACACGTGCGCTGCGTGTCGACAAGATGACGGTCGCGGCCCTGGAGGCGACGCTGGAGCTGTACCGGGATGGCCGCGCGGACGCGGTCCCCACCCAAAGCCTGCTCACCCAGCAACCGGCTTTGTTGCAATCCCGTGCCGAACGCCTGGCGGCCTTGCTCGCGGCGCTGGGCGTGGAGGGCCGTGTCGTGTCCGTGGATGGACAGGTGGGTGGAGGTGCCATGCCTCTGTCCCGGTTGCCTTCCTACGCTTGCAGCCTCACCGTAGAAGCGCCGAAAGTATTCCTGGAACGTCTGCGCGAAGCCGAGGTGCCGGTTATTGGCAGGATTGCGGATGACGAGGTCGTTCTCGACGTCCGGTGTCTCTCAGAGGAGGACCTGGGGCAGGTCGCGCAGGCTGTGGCGGCCGCCCGTTCGGGAAGCCAGCCATGA
- a CDS encoding transglycosylase SLT domain-containing protein — MKVSLQHLALLASAALLSAQAPAPSVPSTAPVAPAATAPAPSDDTDQAPTTRTDNAPSEAQLTPPPDADKAPLPVGYVQVFNPAFPGIVPPTPVVHRGRRYGLEDLTPYFADGKKRDAKDAFDKGQYTKARALLEGEGDSPPVRYLRALSAVRAGDDKSAATEMAALANDYPALKDRCLTHAGVALESQGRLDDAAASFKQVPEGSRMYVDARLGLARVLRKKKDYDGAMEALTPLTQRMMTGWGRNVGAEALIATADLAVEKKDKAAEKAALWKLWAAQPLSPIVKQVEKRLKGQTPPLDAKVGRAEALIEAHRNKQGMAILEPMLKTMKLPDTLACRAHFAFGKGQRKERQHTAAIQILTPVVEQCNDRDLLARALYVLGSSRSIVDQQHGPDTYERLAKEFPDHSFADDALFYAADLYVKTNRPKEAMARLDEVARLYPKGDFLGEALFKAFWVARTSKVEDGGFSFLDRIEAQFANADESYDVERAQYWRARTLEERGNIQGAAELMEKLAVEHPATYYGLMARSKLGELDPKRLEAVSSSIFDVPEAASPWPMFAGPMGDDPHFRAGVELLRLGFADSVSSELMLVNRANQPPESMRLLVMVLSQSGDARSAHAIARLALRKDLSGRITAQTRPVWEVAYPNAFRDLIEKHTVPAGVEPDLLQALMREESALDPKALSWAGALGLTQLMPSTAKGVARELKVKHFTVDSLLQPELNIRFGAHYLGGLIKQFKGHTPYAVGSYNAGSGAVNRWRAARPDLALDAWVEEIPIAETRGYIKRVLRSYNTYQLLYGRVPKVPVMPSASR, encoded by the coding sequence CGGATCAGGCCCCCACGACGCGCACGGACAACGCGCCGTCGGAGGCGCAGCTGACGCCGCCGCCGGACGCGGACAAGGCGCCGTTGCCGGTGGGCTACGTGCAGGTGTTCAACCCGGCCTTCCCGGGGATCGTGCCGCCCACGCCAGTGGTGCACCGCGGGCGCCGCTACGGGCTGGAGGACCTGACGCCGTACTTCGCCGACGGCAAGAAGCGGGACGCGAAGGACGCCTTCGACAAGGGCCAGTACACCAAGGCGCGCGCGCTGCTGGAGGGTGAAGGGGACAGCCCGCCGGTGCGCTACCTGCGCGCGCTGTCCGCGGTGCGGGCCGGGGACGACAAGTCGGCGGCGACGGAGATGGCGGCGCTCGCCAACGACTACCCGGCGCTGAAGGACCGCTGCCTCACGCACGCGGGCGTGGCGCTGGAGTCCCAGGGCCGGCTGGACGACGCGGCGGCCAGCTTCAAGCAGGTGCCGGAGGGCTCGCGCATGTACGTGGACGCGCGCCTGGGCCTGGCGCGCGTGCTGCGCAAGAAGAAGGACTACGACGGCGCCATGGAGGCGCTGACGCCGCTCACCCAGCGCATGATGACGGGCTGGGGCCGCAACGTGGGCGCGGAGGCGCTCATCGCCACGGCGGACCTGGCGGTGGAGAAGAAGGACAAGGCGGCGGAGAAGGCCGCGCTGTGGAAGCTGTGGGCAGCCCAGCCCCTGTCGCCCATCGTCAAGCAGGTGGAGAAGCGCCTCAAGGGGCAGACGCCGCCCCTGGACGCCAAGGTGGGCCGCGCGGAGGCGCTCATCGAAGCGCACCGCAACAAGCAGGGCATGGCCATCCTGGAGCCGATGCTCAAGACGATGAAGCTGCCGGACACGCTCGCGTGCCGCGCGCACTTCGCGTTCGGCAAGGGTCAGCGCAAGGAGCGCCAGCACACGGCCGCCATCCAGATCCTCACGCCGGTGGTGGAGCAGTGCAATGACCGCGACCTGCTGGCCCGCGCGCTGTACGTGCTGGGCTCGTCGCGCTCCATCGTGGATCAGCAGCACGGCCCGGACACCTACGAGCGGCTGGCGAAGGAGTTCCCGGACCACTCGTTCGCGGACGACGCGCTCTTCTACGCGGCCGACCTGTACGTGAAGACGAACCGCCCCAAGGAGGCCATGGCGCGCCTGGACGAAGTCGCGCGCCTGTACCCCAAGGGCGACTTCCTGGGCGAGGCGCTCTTCAAGGCCTTCTGGGTGGCGCGCACGTCGAAGGTGGAGGACGGGGGCTTCTCCTTCCTGGACCGCATCGAGGCGCAGTTCGCCAACGCGGACGAGTCCTACGACGTGGAGCGCGCGCAGTACTGGCGGGCTCGCACGCTGGAGGAGCGCGGAAACATCCAGGGCGCCGCGGAGCTGATGGAGAAGCTCGCAGTGGAGCACCCGGCGACGTACTACGGCCTGATGGCGCGCTCGAAGCTGGGCGAGCTGGACCCCAAGCGGCTGGAGGCCGTGTCGTCGTCCATCTTCGACGTGCCGGAGGCCGCCAGCCCCTGGCCGATGTTCGCGGGCCCCATGGGGGACGACCCCCACTTCCGCGCGGGCGTGGAGCTCTTGCGCCTGGGCTTCGCGGACTCCGTGTCGTCGGAGCTGATGCTGGTGAACCGCGCCAACCAGCCGCCGGAGTCCATGCGGCTGCTGGTGATGGTGCTGTCGCAGTCCGGCGACGCGCGGTCGGCGCACGCCATCGCGCGGCTCGCGCTGCGCAAGGACCTGAGCGGGCGCATCACCGCGCAGACGCGGCCCGTGTGGGAGGTGGCCTATCCCAACGCGTTCCGCGATCTGATTGAGAAGCACACCGTGCCCGCGGGCGTGGAGCCGGACCTGCTCCAGGCGCTGATGCGCGAGGAGAGCGCGTTGGACCCCAAGGCCCTGTCCTGGGCCGGCGCGCTGGGCCTCACGCAGCTGATGCCCTCCACGGCGAAGGGCGTGGCGCGCGAGCTCAAGGTGAAGCACTTCACCGTGGACTCGCTGCTCCAGCCGGAGCTGAACATCCGCTTCGGCGCGCACTACCTGGGCGGCCTCATCAAGCAGTTCAAGGGCCACACGCCCTACGCGGTGGGCAGCTACAACGCGGGCTCCGGCGCGGTGAACCGCTGGCGCGCGGCCAGGCCGGACCTGGCGCTGGATGCGTGGGTGGAGGAGATCCCCATCGCGGAGACGCGCGGCTACATCAAGCGCGTGCTGCGCTCCTACAACACCTACCAGCTGCTCTACGGCCGCGTGCCGAAGGTGCCGGTGATGCCCAGTGCATCGCGTTAG
- a CDS encoding oxygen-binding di-iron domain-containing protein, protein MSQPSAPSPQQIDLNRTAVEIAPETFWVGKREPGGIFFANPYLRRFRGTDTRTKKPSEFNLLIDPGSSSDFSTIHTKVVSLIGGMDRLSALFINHQDPDVGSSANIISARYSPRASILCSEDTWRLIVHFNLPRNRFIPTEKFSQGLSVPTGHKLLPVPSPFCHFRGAVMLYDPQTRVLFTGDLFGGLTDSKAQGLWAEESDWTGIRAFHQIYMPVNSALVRAVAAIRKLTPAVEMIAPQHGRVIRGKLVQQFLERMERLQVGLDIIDEAQDRTHLQAWSAVIDRVLNLARGYLGDSVEAKLTASDQLADTAKFNGKQLEVSRMGKWTLEHVVEVLCQGEPTEISGPIMVEATIAAAEYNLPTPHLDIEGAGAPAPVSLLES, encoded by the coding sequence ATGAGTCAGCCCAGCGCCCCCAGCCCTCAACAGATAGACCTCAACCGCACCGCCGTGGAAATCGCCCCGGAGACCTTCTGGGTCGGGAAGCGCGAGCCCGGCGGCATCTTCTTCGCCAACCCGTACCTGCGCCGCTTTCGGGGCACGGACACCCGGACGAAGAAACCCTCTGAGTTCAACCTCCTCATCGACCCCGGGTCGAGCAGCGACTTCTCCACCATCCACACGAAGGTGGTGTCGCTGATTGGGGGGATGGACCGGCTGTCGGCGCTCTTCATCAACCACCAGGATCCGGACGTGGGCTCGTCCGCGAACATCATCTCGGCGCGCTACTCGCCGCGCGCGAGCATCCTGTGCTCCGAGGACACCTGGCGGCTCATCGTCCACTTCAACCTGCCGCGCAACCGCTTCATCCCGACGGAGAAGTTCTCGCAGGGGTTGAGCGTGCCCACGGGCCACAAGCTGCTGCCGGTGCCGTCGCCGTTCTGCCACTTCCGGGGCGCGGTGATGCTCTACGACCCGCAGACGCGGGTGCTCTTCACGGGCGACCTCTTCGGCGGCCTCACGGACAGCAAGGCGCAGGGCCTGTGGGCGGAGGAGTCCGACTGGACGGGTATCCGGGCGTTCCATCAAATCTACATGCCGGTGAACTCGGCGCTGGTGCGCGCGGTGGCGGCCATCCGGAAGCTCACGCCCGCGGTGGAGATGATCGCCCCGCAGCACGGCCGCGTCATCCGGGGCAAGCTGGTGCAGCAGTTCCTGGAGCGCATGGAGCGCCTCCAGGTGGGCCTGGACATCATCGACGAGGCGCAGGACCGCACGCACCTGCAGGCCTGGAGCGCGGTGATTGATCGGGTGCTGAACCTGGCGCGCGGCTACCTGGGGGATTCGGTGGAGGCCAAGCTCACCGCGAGCGATCAGCTGGCGGACACGGCGAAGTTCAACGGCAAGCAGCTGGAGGTGAGCCGCATGGGCAAGTGGACGCTGGAGCACGTGGTGGAGGTGCTCTGCCAGGGCGAGCCCACGGAGATTTCCGGCCCCATCATGGTGGAGGCCACCATCGCCGCCGCTGAATACAACCTGCCCACGCCCCACCTGGACATCGAAGGCGCAGGCGCGCCGGCCCCCGTCTCGCTGCTGGAGTCGTGA
- a CDS encoding VOC family protein produces MSVKFNHTIIAAKDKVASAQFLAELLGLPEPKPFGHFQVVKLTDGASLDYVTTQDAIHGQHYAFLVTEEVFDSLIAKIRDRKIQHWADPRGQHENQINTHDGGRGVYFQDPSGHFMEAITVPYGGW; encoded by the coding sequence ATGTCTGTCAAATTCAATCACACGATCATCGCCGCGAAGGACAAGGTCGCGTCCGCGCAATTCCTCGCGGAGTTGCTCGGGCTTCCGGAGCCCAAGCCCTTCGGTCACTTCCAGGTGGTGAAACTGACGGACGGCGCGTCGCTCGACTACGTCACCACTCAGGACGCGATCCACGGGCAGCACTACGCGTTCCTGGTGACGGAGGAGGTCTTCGATTCGCTGATCGCGAAGATCCGCGACCGGAAGATCCAGCATTGGGCCGACCCGCGCGGCCAGCATGAGAATCAAATCAACACCCATGACGGAGGCCGCGGGGTCTACTTCCAGGATCCCAGCGGCCATTTCATGGAGGCCATCACCGTGCCCTACGGCGGTTGGTGA
- a CDS encoding helix-turn-helix domain-containing protein gives MKPFAQQTYYEILEVPPTASDADIRAAHQRLMELYSPDSIAVYALGDPDQVEALRDRMNEAMEMLTDADLRVEYDRSIGLTTERLAKAAATAEAAGAVDSAARVAEALATAAAALAKAAGAVDAERLEAESRLKAATSVNDDEGEAARASGTPGKSEERMRGEESKRQESSGMDAPGVPSEPVMVGGVAVVEAFRASFTRSLSFVYVPASPLRGQGRGVIEAPAPAVDAKSSIAENAPAASAPKDEAPAPAETPANAVASPSEAEPPAGSVSAPASSSVEPPEAADPSAAVAPDRVEALDAPVVSEATEVPAPQPVTDPHPVAASPVAEVSATPAAPLTPEESATPSAPVAEPHVPEAGAAPEASATPVAEPQVPEAGSVATSPAPASDAAAVTTTQGESDPNPAPGTPTLDSSTTALARIPATGASRAAVRPLTSSRPIDSRSPQKGPTGPGTVKSPTVKGPTVRKLGDAQVLAQDSAIATAESALAQVAAKVREARPRGVDIPSDAEFNGELLRRVREARGLSIQQLADRTRISVRHLENVEADRYTALPTTVYLRGILMNLARELGLDPLRVSKSYLALFSEKPAKSGR, from the coding sequence ATGAAGCCCTTCGCGCAGCAGACCTATTACGAGATCCTGGAGGTGCCGCCCACGGCGAGCGACGCGGACATCCGCGCGGCCCACCAGCGCCTGATGGAGCTGTATTCGCCGGATTCCATCGCGGTGTACGCGCTGGGGGATCCGGATCAGGTGGAAGCGCTACGTGACCGGATGAACGAGGCGATGGAGATGCTCACCGACGCGGACCTGCGCGTCGAGTATGACCGCTCCATCGGGCTGACCACGGAGCGGCTGGCGAAGGCCGCCGCGACGGCGGAGGCCGCGGGTGCGGTGGACTCGGCCGCGCGTGTCGCGGAGGCCCTGGCCACCGCGGCGGCGGCGCTGGCGAAGGCCGCGGGCGCGGTGGATGCCGAAAGGCTGGAGGCGGAGTCGCGACTGAAGGCCGCGACGTCCGTGAACGACGATGAAGGGGAGGCGGCTCGCGCGAGCGGGACGCCTGGAAAGAGCGAGGAGCGGATGCGGGGTGAGGAGTCGAAGCGGCAGGAGTCCTCGGGGATGGACGCGCCCGGCGTGCCCTCCGAGCCGGTGATGGTGGGAGGCGTGGCGGTGGTGGAGGCCTTCCGTGCCTCGTTCACCCGGAGCCTGTCGTTCGTCTACGTTCCCGCGAGTCCGCTGCGCGGCCAGGGCAGGGGAGTCATCGAAGCGCCGGCCCCCGCCGTGGACGCGAAGTCCTCCATCGCCGAGAACGCGCCGGCTGCCTCGGCACCCAAGGACGAGGCACCTGCCCCGGCCGAGACCCCTGCCAATGCGGTCGCGTCCCCTTCGGAAGCCGAGCCTCCGGCTGGATCCGTTTCCGCGCCCGCGAGCTCCTCCGTCGAGCCCCCGGAAGCCGCGGATCCTTCCGCAGCGGTCGCGCCAGACCGCGTGGAGGCCCTCGATGCGCCTGTTGTCTCCGAGGCAACAGAGGTCCCGGCTCCCCAGCCCGTGACGGACCCCCATCCCGTGGCCGCGTCGCCCGTGGCCGAGGTCAGCGCCACGCCCGCCGCGCCGCTCACGCCGGAAGAGAGCGCCACGCCCTCCGCGCCAGTTGCCGAGCCTCACGTGCCTGAAGCGGGCGCCGCGCCGGAAGCCAGCGCCACGCCTGTCGCCGAGCCCCAGGTCCCGGAGGCCGGATCCGTGGCCACCAGCCCCGCGCCCGCCTCGGACGCGGCCGCGGTGACGACCACCCAGGGCGAGTCGGATCCGAACCCCGCCCCGGGCACTCCGACCCTGGACTCCAGTACCACCGCGCTGGCCCGGATCCCGGCCACCGGGGCCTCCCGCGCCGCCGTTCGACCCCTGACGTCGTCTCGCCCCATCGACTCGCGTTCGCCGCAGAAGGGCCCCACGGGGCCGGGCACCGTGAAGAGCCCCACGGTGAAGGGCCCCACGGTCCGCAAGCTCGGGGACGCCCAGGTCCTGGCTCAGGATTCCGCCATCGCGACCGCTGAGTCCGCGCTGGCCCAGGTGGCCGCCAAGGTCCGCGAGGCCCGCCCCCGGGGCGTGGACATCCCCTCGGACGCCGAGTTCAACGGCGAACTGCTCCGCCGCGTCCGCGAGGCCCGGGGCCTCTCCATCCAGCAGCTGGCCGACCGCACCCGCATCTCCGTGCGTCACCTGGAGAACGTGGAGGCGGACCGCTACACCGCGCTCCCCACCACCGTGTACCTGCGCGGCATCCTCATGAACCTCGCCCGCGAGCTGGGTCTGGACCCCCTGCGAGTGTCCAAGAGCTACCTCGCGCTGTTCTCCGAGAAACCCGCCAAGTCGGGCCGTTGA
- a CDS encoding HNH endonuclease has translation MINSAVLVLNRYYQPVHVTSVKRAFSLLYQGVAKAIDEQYRLYEFEDWAALSATQDSITTIDRTIRVPRVLVLGAYDHLPRAKVRFSRLNIYARDNDTCQYCAKQLPRSELNLDHVSPRTQGGKTTWENVVCSCVPCNLKKGGRTPEQAGMRLLKKPVRPRWTPLFRGAIRKITYREWLPFLHLADVSYWNVELLDE, from the coding sequence ATGATCAACAGCGCCGTGCTCGTTTTAAACCGGTACTACCAACCGGTTCACGTGACGTCAGTCAAACGGGCCTTTTCCCTGCTGTATCAGGGCGTCGCCAAAGCCATCGACGAACAGTACCGGCTGTATGAGTTCGAGGACTGGGCCGCCCTCAGCGCCACCCAGGACAGCATCACCACCATCGACCGCACCATCCGCGTGCCGCGCGTCCTCGTGCTCGGCGCGTATGACCACCTGCCTCGCGCCAAGGTGCGCTTCTCGCGCCTCAACATCTACGCGCGCGACAACGACACCTGCCAGTACTGCGCGAAGCAACTGCCCCGCAGCGAGCTCAACCTGGACCACGTCAGCCCGCGCACCCAGGGCGGCAAGACGACGTGGGAGAACGTCGTGTGCTCCTGCGTGCCCTGCAACCTGAAGAAGGGCGGGCGCACGCCGGAACAGGCCGGGATGCGGCTGCTCAAGAAACCCGTGCGCCCGCGCTGGACGCCGCTGTTTCGCGGCGCCATCCGCAAGATCACCTACCGGGAGTGGCTGCCGTTCCTCCACCTCGCGGACGTGTCGTACTGGAACGTCGAGCTGCTCGACGAGTGA
- a CDS encoding serine/threonine-protein kinase — translation MHSKDRDSGGLTYLGPEALNARPGNAVAEDGSEPTLPQVRTPVSPGGTLIQGAVTPQPLVPTSQGLVPGQVVAGRYRVEKWLGVGGTSAVYQALDVKKHQRVALKVLAVPYADEAMVTRFRQEVDHARALEHVNILHVFDVGSDGDRHYLTVELLEGRDLRQVMMEGRPTLANALRWLTHATVALEHAHAQGVLHRDVKPGNLFITRTGVLKLMDFGLAKSAHVMGNTAQGATLGTPEYMAPEQVTGVPVSPATDLYALGVVAYEMITGQLPFRHAQPVPLMLMHVQETPVPPRKRCPELPEAFEKVVLTLMRKRPEERYASATVLRAELAKLWPLALQHGRAL, via the coding sequence GTGCATTCCAAGGACCGTGACAGCGGAGGGTTGACCTACCTGGGCCCGGAGGCGCTGAACGCGCGGCCGGGCAACGCCGTGGCAGAGGACGGCTCGGAGCCGACGCTGCCGCAGGTGCGGACGCCCGTGTCTCCGGGCGGCACGTTGATCCAGGGCGCGGTGACGCCGCAGCCCCTGGTGCCCACCAGCCAGGGCCTTGTCCCCGGGCAGGTGGTGGCGGGGCGCTACCGGGTGGAGAAGTGGCTGGGGGTGGGTGGGACGTCGGCGGTGTATCAGGCGCTGGATGTGAAGAAGCACCAGCGCGTGGCGCTCAAGGTGTTGGCGGTGCCGTACGCCGACGAGGCGATGGTGACGCGCTTCCGCCAGGAGGTGGACCACGCCCGGGCGCTGGAGCACGTGAACATCCTGCATGTGTTTGACGTGGGCTCGGATGGGGACCGGCACTACCTGACGGTGGAGCTGCTGGAGGGAAGGGACCTGCGTCAGGTGATGATGGAGGGCCGACCTACGTTGGCCAATGCCTTGCGGTGGCTGACGCACGCCACGGTGGCGCTGGAGCACGCGCACGCGCAAGGGGTGCTGCACCGGGACGTGAAGCCCGGGAACCTGTTCATCACGCGCACGGGCGTGCTGAAGCTGATGGATTTCGGGCTCGCCAAGAGCGCGCATGTGATGGGCAACACGGCGCAGGGCGCGACGCTGGGGACACCGGAGTACATGGCTCCGGAGCAAGTGACAGGTGTGCCCGTGTCGCCGGCCACGGACCTGTATGCCCTGGGTGTGGTGGCGTACGAGATGATCACCGGGCAGCTGCCGTTCCGGCATGCGCAGCCTGTCCCGCTGATGCTGATGCACGTGCAGGAGACGCCTGTGCCTCCGAGGAAGCGGTGTCCAGAGCTGCCGGAAGCCTTCGAGAAGGTCGTCCTCACGCTGATGCGGAAGCGACCCGAGGAGCGTTACGCCAGTGCAACGGTGCTGCGCGCTGAACTGGCGAAGCTGTGGCCGCTGGCACTCCAGCACGGGCGCGCGTTATAG
- a CDS encoding MinD/ParA family ATP-binding protein: MRAFVKPAPLPPSAPAPLAGTSPRAGNDASPSGPAGLARRARARRIIAVGGGKGGIGKSMVSANLGVALAQAGQKVLLVDADLGGANLHTCLGVGPPESTLSDFLRRGKANLEEVMVSTGVPGLSLIAGAQDSLDAANLKYAQKQKLLRTLLSQTTADYLILDLGAGTSFNTLDFFLIADHGLLVVLPEPTSVENAYRFVKAAFFRKLQQTEARYGIQDMVEGALSTREGALRTLHDIVAQVRRKAPSDAERLERELAAFHVRLVVNQARTDADEKVGAAMVSAWKKFFGIDMDDLGALRHDDEAWRAVRKRKPVLLERPDSPVSQGLQRIAARILTLDGISPESAIP; this comes from the coding sequence ATGCGAGCCTTCGTGAAGCCCGCCCCCTTGCCTCCATCCGCTCCCGCCCCCCTGGCTGGCACTTCGCCGCGTGCAGGCAATGACGCATCGCCCTCGGGTCCAGCGGGACTCGCGCGGCGCGCCCGCGCGCGGCGGATCATCGCGGTGGGTGGCGGCAAGGGCGGCATCGGCAAGTCGATGGTGTCCGCGAACCTGGGCGTCGCGCTCGCGCAGGCAGGCCAGAAGGTGCTGCTCGTGGACGCGGACCTGGGCGGCGCCAACCTGCACACGTGCCTGGGCGTGGGCCCTCCGGAGTCCACGCTGTCGGACTTCCTCCGCCGTGGGAAGGCGAACCTCGAAGAGGTGATGGTCTCCACCGGCGTGCCGGGACTGTCGCTGATCGCCGGCGCGCAGGACTCGCTGGACGCGGCGAACCTCAAGTACGCGCAGAAGCAGAAGCTCTTGCGCACGCTGCTGTCCCAGACGACGGCGGACTACCTCATCCTGGACCTGGGCGCGGGCACCAGCTTCAACACGCTCGACTTCTTCCTCATCGCGGACCACGGCCTGCTCGTCGTGCTGCCGGAGCCCACGTCCGTGGAGAACGCGTACCGCTTCGTCAAGGCGGCCTTCTTCCGCAAGCTCCAGCAGACGGAGGCGCGCTACGGCATCCAGGACATGGTCGAGGGCGCGCTGTCCACCCGTGAGGGCGCCCTGCGGACGCTGCACGACATCGTCGCGCAGGTGCGGCGCAAGGCCCCTTCGGACGCGGAGCGGCTGGAGCGCGAGCTGGCGGCGTTCCACGTGCGGCTCGTCGTGAACCAGGCGCGCACGGACGCGGATGAGAAGGTCGGCGCCGCGATGGTGTCCGCGTGGAAGAAGTTCTTCGGTATCGACATGGATGACCTGGGCGCCCTGCGCCACGACGATGAAGCGTGGCGCGCGGTGCGCAAGCGCAAGCCGGTGCTCCTCGAGCGGCCCGATTCGCCCGTATCCCAGGGACTCCAGCGCATCGCCGCGCGTATCCTGACGCTCGACGGCATTTCCCCCGAGTCCGCCATCCCATGA
- a CDS encoding toll/interleukin-1 receptor domain-containing protein — protein MSSKSPNAVTPEPVFISHSSVDGAMANYFVEQLLVAGAGLSASQIFCTSAASSPISAGTNFNPRIRQAISHSRIVIALVSRNYYRSPFCMSELGAAWAAEKLLPILVPPVDFGDLEGVLHGVHCLRLEDERKIFEIYDRLREANWHRPNPAGVYAAKVKEFLAGLGGQLAKLPSPDVVDRSEYKKLENQVEELTSKLKASIVSAEGLRAAAKPAVLELARKVIFSVPPIAANGTTTGAVKPSGGDTEFSDLVERVSRIGKTVPSVIFRMVYARAVGSEAHFRVFESEAADWEAAVDQGLVRPYDDGEFYLNFQSARVSQLHEALRAVDDFWAAVDVEYRLDYEVSCRHIPSIREIDFSRKWFGFWWEEDPEDIPF, from the coding sequence ATGTCTTCTAAGTCCCCAAATGCTGTCACTCCGGAACCGGTGTTCATTAGCCATTCCTCTGTCGACGGAGCCATGGCTAACTATTTTGTTGAGCAGCTTCTCGTGGCTGGAGCCGGACTCTCGGCGTCACAAATATTCTGCACTTCGGCAGCAAGTAGCCCAATTTCTGCCGGCACAAACTTTAATCCGAGAATCCGACAGGCAATTTCGCACAGTAGAATTGTCATCGCTCTTGTTTCCCGGAATTATTACAGAAGCCCCTTTTGCATGAGCGAACTGGGGGCTGCATGGGCTGCAGAAAAACTCCTCCCTATACTGGTTCCGCCGGTTGATTTTGGAGATCTGGAAGGGGTCCTCCATGGAGTGCACTGTCTCAGGTTGGAGGATGAGAGGAAAATTTTTGAGATCTACGATCGCTTGCGTGAAGCCAACTGGCATCGACCAAACCCTGCTGGGGTTTACGCAGCGAAAGTCAAGGAGTTCTTGGCTGGCTTAGGTGGCCAACTCGCGAAGTTGCCTTCTCCTGATGTCGTGGACCGCTCTGAATATAAAAAGCTCGAGAATCAAGTGGAAGAGCTTACTTCGAAACTAAAAGCCAGCATTGTCTCGGCTGAGGGTTTGCGTGCGGCGGCAAAGCCCGCTGTGCTCGAGTTGGCCAGGAAAGTCATATTCTCAGTTCCGCCAATTGCGGCCAATGGAACCACTACTGGAGCCGTAAAGCCCTCTGGCGGGGATACTGAATTTAGCGATTTGGTTGAGCGAGTAAGTCGAATTGGAAAGACTGTGCCTAGCGTTATTTTCCGTATGGTCTATGCAAGAGCTGTTGGCAGCGAAGCGCATTTTCGGGTGTTTGAATCCGAGGCCGCTGACTGGGAAGCCGCTGTTGATCAGGGGTTGGTGAGACCTTATGACGATGGCGAGTTCTATTTGAACTTTCAGAGCGCAAGAGTTTCTCAGTTGCATGAGGCACTGCGGGCTGTTGATGATTTTTGGGCTGCCGTGGATGTTGAGTATCGGCTTGACTATGAAGTGTCGTGCCGCCATATCCCGTCTATTCGCGAAATTGATTTTTCGAGAAAGTGGTTCGGGTTTTGGTGGGAGGAAGATCCGGAGGATATTCCGTTTTAA